The genomic region TGGTAGGTATGgatctacttcattcttttaaaatattcccttGTATAGGTATACTATAGGTTATGTATTCTTGCCTTATTCGGAAACCTAAGTTCTATCTAGTTTTTGATATTACAAACAATTTAACAGTGTATGTCCTTGCATGTATATCTTTGTGCACATGGAAGAGGGTGGCTGTGTAAGAGAATGCCCATTTCCTCATATACTAGGCAATATTGGATGTtactgatctttattatttttacaggGTTTTTtggtatgtgaggaagattgacgctgagctcacatctgttgccaatcttcctcttgttgcttgaagaagattgttgctgagctaacatctgtgccactcttcctattttatgtgggatgccaccactgcttgacaagcggtgctaggtctgcacctgggatctgaagctgcgagcccagggccactgaagcagagcacacaaacttaaccactaggtcctGGGATTGGCCCCaggtttttctgtttcattttttgtttttattagtgaggttgaacgttattttatttttaaatatctggttatctttttatttttaatgtgattcTTCCTGTGAGACATTTACATAAACAATTGGATTGACAGAACAGCATAcctaaaaaggaaatttaaactttttgatAAGGATTATTGTATCTCACCATCCTCTTGTCCAGCTCACAACTCACTCCAGATACTTCAAAGTTCAGTTAAGGCATTATTTTCTCTGAGAAGCTTTTCTTGCCCCCTCAGTCTGATTTAGATTTACATTGTTTTTTGCGAGGGGGGTCTTCCCATAGCATCTGGTATCTTTCTTGgagcacttaaaaaatgttatagCTGTTGGTttactctctctcctcttccagactataagctccttgaggacaaggctgctttcttctttctttttttttttttttttttgatttttttgattttttttcctttttctccccaaagccccccagtacatagttgtatattctttgttgtgggtccttctagttgtggcatgtgggacgctgcctcagcatggttggatgagcagtgccatgtccgtgcccaggattcgaaccaacgaaacactgggccgcctgcagcggagcacgcgaacttaaccactcagccacggggccagcccctgctttcttcttATCTGAATCCTCTTTGTCCAGAGCACTGAAATGTTTATTGAAGGAATAAtgttgtgtttgtgtttgttttttgtttttaagtaccAGGCGTTGCTGAATTTGCAGCTTCCTTCAAAAGTGTAAGTAGTATCATTCTTACCTAATGAAGTTTATCCAATGTTTTGCCCCTGGGTAAAAGTTCCAATAtctcttatttctttgttttcaagaaTAATGTCATGGCCTTCAAATCAATTTGTAACTGTAGCCCTGGAAATCTGTTTATATTATCATCATGTTAATTGATGATAATGTCTTCCTCTGTCCAAATGCTCTATTTTGGTGTTTTGACCTTTGTTGGTTAGCCTCTTTTCTCAGCTCTAAAAGCTTTTAAGGTGAGGCAGTTGAAATATTTAATGTAATGCCAGTATTCTTTTGCTCAACCTATGATTTTGAggcttttccctttttttggtgcATTAAGACCTTAGCTTATACTTCCTTAGAGCTCTTTGAAATTTCTCAGTGGCCCATCAGAAATCTAAAGGAAAACATCCATTAGAGGCACAGCTTTTCCACTTCCAGGGCACCAAGCATTGTGCTTGATgctctaaatatattttcttatatattccaCACCAGGAGAATATGATGATTATAATGTTAACTAGCACTTACATAGtgcttaccatatgccaggcattgttataagcactttacatgtattatttcatcttCCCAAAACCATGTGAGatataggtactattatcatccagACAAGGAAataggcccagagaggttaagtataTTTCCCAAGGATATAGTTATAAGTGGCAGAACTAGGCTTTGAACCCATTAGTCTCCTTACCAGCATCCATACTCTAAAGACTGTGCTTAGAAGCATCTGAGCCCAATGTTAAAAGCACCAACAGAGAAACTTGAaagttaagttacttgcccaagacCTGGTGAGTGATAGGCCAAGATTTGAACACAGGtatgtctgattccaaagcccgtACTCTTTCTATTAAATCATGCCCTTGGGGATTTGTAATATAACTCTCACAGTACCTTACTGTATACTTAGCATTCTCTATTCATTATTAGAGTTAAAGGTGCTGAGTTAAATATTAAGGCCCCTCTGGGCCTGTGGCTTTCAGGTCCCATGAGAGTATTTGTTCAGAGGGAGTCTGATTTTGtagcttctttcattttctcaagaGCTGGGATTGTGTGAAAACTGGCCTGTGCTGCTTTAGCATCCAATAAGGCCTCGGCATGAGGAGTGCAGGGTAGCTAGGCTTTAGAGTCAGACCCACTCGGATTTGAATCCTGAAATCTGCTACATAACTATCTGTGACCCGAGAAAGTTTCCTAACATTtttgagctttagttttctcagctgaaactacttcataggattgttagTATAAAATGCTATAATGCATGTTAAACACTTTGCATGGTGTCTAGGACATAATAAACAATCCACAGtcactattataattattatagcAACTTTAATCTAGTAGATTGAGTAAAAAGGACCTGAATTAATTTTCTTAGATTCTCATTCATACTTAGTTTTCAGTTAATTATATTTGGTTACAACTAAGTATTTTAAgttgtaaatataaataagtatttttaaaaaaaactttgagtATAATGTTTCTTAAAAATCTGATTAAATATTTACACCTTTTTCCTAGAAGTGTGCACATACATATCATTATGAGTTTTGTTTCTGTGGGTTGAGGGCCATCTTAGGACCCTAGGTTAAGAGTCCCTGGTATAGTCTGTTTCCCTACTGGGGGTAGAAATGGTGAGTTTGACCTACAGCCTTCTACAGGAGGCAGTATGGAGTAGTAGTTTCTGAACTCAGGCTTCGTGGGTTTTGAATCCTGGTagcactagctgtgtgacctgaggcagGTGATTtattatcttcctctactttggtttttttcatttgtaaaatgaggataataatacctgtGTCACAGGGTTGATTTGGAAAGTAAATGACATGATACATTTAAAGTGTTTTACTTGTCACATAGTGGCAAgcaaatgttaattttaatttttttggtgaggaagattagcctgagctaacatctgtgccagtcttcctccattttgtgtatgggatgtctctacagcatggctgatgagtggagtaagtccacatccaggatccgaacctgtgaacccaggccgccacgtggagcgtgcagaactttaaccactcagccatggggccagccccagtaaatgttaattttaaataaaggaaaagggcTCAAAGCTGAAGCAGTCTTGCTCAGCTGTACCTATCTGCACAACAGAATCATCAGTGTGCAGCTGTggagcttttgaaaaatacatatgtaaTGTCCCTTGCTCTGTACTCTCCACTGGACCCTTCCCCAACTCCTGATGTTCTAAATCTATACATCTGGGGTGTGGCCAgggcatttgtattttttttaagttgcataGATAACTCTTGTATACAACTAGGATTGAAAACTTGCCCCAAAGCTATTCTAAGAATGGGCTCTCCTTCATATTTTGTTAAGTTCACTTTCAGAAATGAGAAGATAACTTAAagttaaaattttgtaaaatatctacAATAAAATGTAGTTTCAAATGTTGATCAATACTGTCTTCTCTCATTCAAAATAAGGATTTTAttattcttgattcttctttGAATCTTCTCCTCTGCCAGAGAATGTTACTTATTGATGATTGTTTCAAACAGTCCAGCTATAGGCTTTCACCAGAACTGAATTTCAAGTAGTTTCTTTCGCTGCTATACTAAACTTTTTGTGCCTAAAACACTAATGATAGTCAGACCTAATTCTCCCAAGATCGTTTCTCTGAGACCTACTTTAAAAGGTGAGCAGTATTATTTTGTAAGGTGACTATTTATAGGCCATGTCTGAACCTGGGAAAATCGGGGTTTTTGAAATTGTAATTTGCCAAAATTTTCAAACTACTTGAAGGCTATGTGACAAGCTCCTTTTCCTGTAAGAAGGAAGAGTGGGGTCTCTTCACGTTTTGTATGTGTCTCAATGgatatatatatgcttatgttCTGACAGCCTATTACCAGCTCTCCACCCAAATGGATGGCTGAAATAGAACGTGATGACATCGACATGTTGAAAGGTAAGCAATGCTGGTGGCCTCTTTTAACCTGATGTTTATGCTCTTCCCCAAACCACCTTTCCAACTTTTCTCTCACTATTCCCTTAAAAGTATTCTTGGTTGCAACCAGACTGCCTACGTAACCATACTTATTCATAGTTCTTCATATCTAAATGCCTTTCTCTACTTCTCCACGTGTAGAAGTCCTGCCAATTTAAGACTCAGTCATGATGATTTCTTCTGCTGCTAAATTCccttaaaatattaactttattttgtATAATGCTTATAGTTAACAAAAAGCTCTCAcataaattttctcatttgattctcataaaGATCCTGTGAATTAGGTATGATGATATCTGAAGTTTAGAGATTAACTTAACCAAGATTTATTAGAAAGAGTTAAAATTTAAACTCTGATCTTTTAAGTCTAGTCTCTTGCCACTGTAATACAAGTGCCTTATTTAGGATTTACTGCCATATATTGTTGTCAGTACTAttaattgacaaactcttagtgGGTTAAGacctgtcttttctttctttctgtcccaTCAATTTCTCCCATAAAGAATACTGTAAGTAGTGAATATTGTTGTTTGATAAATGACTCGGAACTCAACCACAAAgtggaaatttaaattaaaaaacattaattttccttgattttgctctacttcatttaattttttatcatcCTTCTGGTGATAAGATTCATGATGGTTGTGAAGTAATAGACTGAAATTAAGGTAAAAATCTGGGATTCTTGAACTATTTAAGCAGCTGAACAGATCAAGAAAGTCTGCGTATGCCTGATATGGATAATGAATGTGGCATGATAAGTGGGAGAAAGTAACATCTTCATCTGATTTCAGAAGTAGTTCATTGTTCTGTATGAAATGCTTAAATGCAGATCCCCTCCACCAACCATGGAAAAATTAAGTCTCAAGGGCATCTCAGGTTCATTGTTCTAATGTTCCAAATAGACATTTATATAATATCCCATCAGTATGTACTTTCTAaggaaacttttaaatttttaataaggaTCCTAGTATTATTTTCCAAGCAAATTGACTTGTGTCTTAAACCTAAAAGGAATGAGTGCTATTCAAatgaaaatctggaaaataagtttttattttaagtatactTTTTATCTGATAAACTTAAAAAGTCTTAGAGGAATTTGATTTGAAGGGAAAGTTTGGATTAATATTTAGTCTTTGCTTTCTGGACTTAGGGAAATGGGGAGCAGTAAGTAGTTGCTGTTTTGTAAATGATAGTGGAGACAGTGTCCATTTTGCAAGACAGAGATGTGTCTGTGGGCTTTCTCAATGCTATGTCAAATCACAAAGTTTCATATTTTAATGGTGTATTTATTTTGTATGATAGGCAAAGTAAATGTTATAAAAAGATCCTTAGGATAAAACACATAATTTACTATTTTGTCTATACTAACTCTCTTCTCATTAAGTGGGTAAGCTCATCTGAGGCATTTTGCAGTAGTGGGATAAATCCACTGgggtgggtgtgtgtctgtgtgtgtgtgtatagagggAATGATTGGATGAGAAGAGATGTGGATGCATTTTCTACGTATTTGCTAGGAATTAAGCTTGAAAACTTTTATAACAAGGATTCCCAGCCCAAATGAGTTGTTGCTAGAGAACAGTGGAAAGAAATGGTATTGAAATAAATGACTCTGTTTCAGAACTGGGGAGCCTCACCACAGCTAATTTGATGGAGAAGGTACGAGGCCTACAGAACTTGGCCTATCAGCTGGGGCTGGATGAGTGTGAGTACCCAGATCACATTTATTCAGGGTTGCATGTTGTGTATTTCATGATGAGTTCTAGCTATAATTCAGAAGGTATCTTTATTAGGTGTTCTGAAGGTAAGAAGTCACTGTAATCTAAAGTGTGCCTTTTATGATAGTGTGTGCTGGAATAATTACTGAGTTTACTAGGTaacaagttatttttctctgtacAGTAAAAGTATATTGGAAACCCTTTCAGTTTTAAGTGATAGAATGTCAAATCAAACTAGCGTGAGCAAAACTGGGACATTATTAGTTCACATAAATTAAAATTCCAGGAGTAGAAATAGCTTGGAGAATATCTACTTCCATGACTCTTAAGGATGTCATTGAGATGTGCTCttgttcttgcttttgttttctatctCAAGGCTTTGCTTCATTCATGTATTAGTCTTATTCTTTGGTGCTGCAGATGACTTTTTCCTAGAACTGGGGAAGGTGGCCAGAACAGCTCGAGTTTATGTGGTTTTCAGTCTCTTAATTCCCCAGAGAAAGAACGTGTTTTCTGAAAATTCCAACAGAAAGGTCCTAGTGAGGACTGTGTTCCATCTTGGCTCACATACCTATCCCGGAACCAGTCCTTCAGCCAGGTAGCATGGAACACTCTGATGGACCAGGCCtaggtcctgggtgcagacacagatTGGAAGAGTCAGTCTACTCAAATCACATGGAATTGGAGGGAACAATTAGTTCCCCAATGGAAGGGATAGATAGCAGACCAAGAACATAATCTAccataagtaatattttaaaagttctcatttatTCCTGTCtgctttctattcttttagtttaaaattatttctttataggTTGTATCTTTTCCCATACAGTATTCAttataaaactggaaaaggaatGGGACATTCTCACTTTGTAATTGAAAGAGATACTCAACATAAATACAGTTGTTAGAACTTTGTTCCCAGTGTGTATCTCCCGAGACATTCATAAATCCACAGTTTTGAGAAGCTACTATAGCTTATAGTTTTCCTCAGAATTGCAAGTTTTGCACTGATTAGAACAATCCCAAAAGCACTTtcataaattgtttttcttgtttgtagaGTGTATAATGGATTTGTTCATATAATTGGTTACTGCCAAATTCAACATTTCACTTTAGAATTTAGCTTAAAACTTCTGATTTTTGACTAATAGTTAGCCATCTCCTTAGCCATCtttatcttctctttattttcaatacTGTAATTAGCAGTTGGCTTTCTTTTACCcggaaaacattttttaatcacTTCGTGAATCAAGGAGCAGAAAATAACAAACTGCTTTGAGATGTGGTTGTTAGGTGGTCTGCTAGGTTCGCATTGTTACCTCGCTTTCCTCTGTGTACTGTCATTTCTCGTGAGTAAAGTTTATATCTTGGCAAAAGTACTAATTACCAGGTATGTCACGGACCTCCAGGGTTtataatgaaaaggcaagctgCGATTATTAAATTTGTGAATGCAAGACTTGTATCATATAGAACTTGATTCTGTTTCTAGCTCTGGCTAATAAAAGCTGTAATGATCATAATAATCCTTTGTTTCTCAGTGTCAattctttttatgaaataaattttatgctCGCCTTATCAAGAAGATGCTATattcacaatccctgacttcaaaacatactacaaagctacagtaatcaaaacagcatggtactggtacaaaaacaggtgcagagatcaatggaacagaattgaaagcccagaaataaaaccacacatctatggacagcttatctttgacaaaggagctgagggcatacaatggagaaaagaaagtcttttcaacaaatggtgctgggaaaactggaaagccacatgtaaaagaatgaaaattgaccattctttttcaccattcaccaaaataaactcaaaatggattaaagacctaaaggtgagacctgaaaccataaggcttctggaagaaaacgtaggcagtacactctttgacatcagtattaaaaggatcttttcagacaccatgccttctcagagaagggaaagaatagaacgaataaacaaatgggacttcatcagattaaagagcttcttcaaggcaaatgaaaacaggattgaaacaaaaaaacaacccactaactgggaaaaaatatttgcaagtcatatatctgacaaaggcttaatatccttaatatataaagaactctcgcaactcaaccacaaaacatcaaacaacccaatcaaaaaatgggctggagacatgaacagacatttctccaaagaagatatactgatggccaataggcacatgaaaagatgttcatcatcgctgatcatcagggaaatgcaaatcaaaactacgctaagatatcaccttacacccgttagaatgacaaaaatatctaaaactaatagcaacaaatgttggagaggttgcggagaaaaaggaaccctcatacactgctggtgggaatgcaaactggtgcagccactatggaaaacagtatggagattcctcaaaaaactaaaaatagaactaccataccatccagccatcccactactgggtatttatccaaagagcctgaagtcagcaatcccaaaagtcctgtgcaccccaatgtttattgcagcactgtttacaatagccaagacgtggaagcaacctaagtgtccagcaacagacgaatggataaagaagatgtggtacatatatacaatggaatactcctcagctgcaaaacagaacaaaatcattccatttgcaataacatggatggaccttgagagaattatgttaagtgaaataagccagcgagagaaagataatctgtgtatgactccactcatatgaggaatttaaaactatggaccaagaacagtttagtggataccaggggaaaggtggggtggggggtgggcacaaagggtgaagtggtgcacctacaacacaagtgacaaacattaatgtacaactgaaatttcacaagattgtaacctatcaataactcaatgaaaagaaaaataaaaaaaaataaaaaataaaaaaaaagatgctatattatgaaatatattatgCTATATATAAGATCCTATATGTACCAAATATTAATCAACAGTATTATCTTTAGTTAGTTGTAGTTGAAGTTATTATATTCcctctgtttggtttttctttttctgctttcctacTCAGAAAGAtaatgaagtgtttttttttttttttaccactttttattatggaaaattgtAAACGTATACCAAGATAGAATAGAATAATAACCTCATGTACTCATGACCTGGCTTCGATAGTCAATATATGGCCAATCTATTTCACTTATACCAattttgcataattattttaaagcaaatcgcAGGTATCATAGTACTTCATTGCTAAATAACTTAATATGTGATTTCAAAAGATGAggactttctctgttttttaaaaaaatataaccacAATTCCATTATTGTGCCTAAAAAATTTTAACTAACTTGCTTGATATCATCAAATAGCCAATCAGGATTCACATTTCCCAGATTAGCTCATAATTGTCTTTATGTATGcagttggtttgtttgaatcaggcTCTAAATAAGGTTCATATACTGTATTTGACTGatatgtctcttaagtctcttttaatctgtcATAGTTGCAGctcccttttattttcctttgtcatttattAAACCTAGTTATGTGTTCTGTAGAATTTTCCACATTCTGGATTTCGTTGCTCACATCCCTCTGGTAGTGCTTAATATGTTCATCTATCCCTTTTTATCTCCTGCTAGTTAGATCTAGAAGCTTGCACAGATAtaggcttgattttttttttcttttttttggtgaggaatattcaccctgagctaacatctgttgtcaatcttcctctttttgtttttttttcacttgaggaagtgAAACATCCTTGAGGATGTTGaggagctaccatccatgccagtcttcctccacttggtatgtgggatgctccacagcttggctgatgagtCGGGTAggtctaggtctgtgcccaggatctgaacctgctaactcagacccctgaagcagagtatgcagaactttaaccactcggccatggaacTGGCCCCCTAggcttgatttttatttttattttggcaagGATATTTCATAAATGGTGTTGTTTACATCCGTCAGAAGATACATCATGTCTGCTTGTCTCTCTTTGTGATATTAAGATTAATTAGTTGACAAAGGTATTGTTAGTCTGCTATATGATTCATTGTCAAATTCTCCATCAGCCTTTGATAACTGCCTAGGTCCACTATTTTATTACAGGTTGCAAAATGGTAATATTCTACTTCTGTCATTCTTTCTTATTAGCTAGAATTTTCTGTGATGGGCTTTATCTTATTAACtctttattattactttaaaaattgttcttaCTGGATAAACGATTCTTTCTTTTTACCAGTTTTTAGAATAATGAGTCAGTTCTCTAACCATCAATAAAGTCTTTTAATGGCTTTCTACAGAATCAGAAAGTTGATGtggtttgttttagttttaaatcCACACAGTTAAAGCCATTATTACTAAGTGTTTGCATTTCTAAAACTTAAAGCTTTGGAGGTGGGGATTTGAAATCACCTAACTCAGCCACCTTAAGCACAAAACCAAAATTCCGTGGCAGAAATGCTCCTTTCTGCCAGGTGAGTCCTGTGAGCATAGCTGAGATTTTTCAACATGATTTTCTAGTTCAAAATTCAGctttatttcaacttctgtaGCAGTGTTTTGCAACTGTCTCATTTTCCCTGATCATAATGAATTAACTGACAtatagaaaatagtttttaaatttagaatttgaaAGAATTATATTGATATGTATGGGACTTCTTAGATACAgtctctctttgttttattgtgtATGGCGTATTTGCATAAAAGCAAGATCTTTTTTTTGTCCTTACAGATTATTCATCTACTCTAGGGGTTGACATTTACTTGACACCCTAATCTGGTGTTTCGATGTCTCAGTCCTCTTTCCTGCATTAATTGAAAGGATGACATGGATGAAAAATAAGCAATAGGAACTGATGAATCCCCAAGGACCAGTGATCCTGTTTTCATGCAAATATCTGCACTGATAAAGatgatggaaagaaaaaaaatgcaaaaaatatttgtCCTCAAAACATGATTGTTTGTCACTTCCCTAGAGCGTTGTTAAATGTTAGTGTAGAAATAATGTGAACCTTCTAGGGCTGATAGTAACTAGATTGTGTCTTTTGGAAGATGACCCTGCCCTTTGATTTGGTACGTGATTATGTCTCGATAACCTTTATGGTGTGCAGATTTTGGAATGAAATAAGTTTTTGTATAGGCATTTATAGCTTCTCATGATTGGGGCCCCTTGGCTTGACTTGGGCagttaatttatatgaaattcccatggaatatatagaaatacaaaaaattgTAAACTGCTTTATCATATAAAGAATTCTGTTTCTGTTACTTCCATCTGAGTTCAATGTCCTTCCTGTTTTACTGGAACTGTTAATAGTTACCTTCtaactggcctccctgcctctccacTACCCCATTCCTGTTCATCTTGTTTACCATTAGCAGATTAATTTTTCTAAAGTAccatttgcttctttgtttgtcCTTTGCCCATGTCATCAGTAGTACTTCATTACCCATGTgatgaaattcaaattccttaGCATGGCATTCAGAATCCTCTACACTCTGGCCCTAGTGTAATCTCTAGCCTTTTTACTTACTTCTCCCCTACCAAACATCATGCATGGTCCCCATTTCAAATACTTACTGTCTCTGGAAGACCTCTCCGTCTTCTTAATTCCATTCGTGCTATTCCTTTTTCTCAGAAAGCCCTCCCTGACCTATTTCTAGTACAGTTGTGCACTGcgtaacaacatttcagtcaatgacggaaTGCGtacatgacagtggtcccatgagattagtaccatgtagcctaggtttGTAGTAGgttatgccatctaggtttgtgtaagtacactctggtgttcgcacaatgatgaaattgcctaatgacatatttctcagCACGtctccccatcattaagcgatgTGACTATATTAGAACTTTCATTCATCCTCCATTATTCAGTCCAAGATTCACCTCTTTCATCAGCCTTTCCTTTTCATACCTGATCTGGAAAGTGAATTTTCTTTCCTGGCCTCCCAAATTGCTCCTAGAGCAgttcatttgtttcctttgtatGGACTTTTACCGTCCTGGGACATTTTTGATACATTTCTTATCTCTTGGATCGATTGTAACTCTTTAAGATAAAAACCATATTTTTAGGCTTTGTAGCCCATGgagtacctggcatataataaatatGCAATGTGTATTTGCTGATTGAATGATCAACTGCTGATGCcttcaaatgaaatgaaagaatttttctaATGAAATCCATTGACTTAAAACTGAAAAGGTGGAAGCTTCtggaaattgttctttttttgaatagtttttgttttatttaattaattaattcattcattcatttatcttgtgaggaagattggccctgagctaacatctgttgcaaatcttcctctttttgcttgaggaagattgttgctgagctaacgtctgtgccagtcttcctctatttcatgtggattgctgccacagcgtggcttgacgatggtctagatctgtgcccaggatctgaacctgtgaaccatggGCTGTCAGAGCAgcgcgcgtgaacttaaccactacaccaccaggccgacccctggATAGTTTGTGTTTTATTGATGAGAAGTAACATTTGAAGATCTCATAATGTCCGGAACTTTTCCTCTTAAGATAGTAGATGATCAACCTCCCATAGTAAAAACAGTGTGAAGCTTGTTGATAATGGATTGGGTTTATCCTCTACCTGAACCCTACTCCATCACTCTTATGACCTGGGCATGATCCTGATTTAGCCTTGTAAGTTACAACAGTACATAGCTTGCTTTATTCCTAAGACCCACTGAACTATTGTGAATCCTGTTAAATACTGATTCCTAGTGGTTtttaccctttaaaaaaaatatcccCTTGTGTCTGAGGCTACAAACCTTTTAGTAGTCATGCAGATGACCTCCTTACTGGCTATATTTGACATATTTTTAAGTACAATGTGAAAATTGGGAAAGTAGCCGATCATGCCATTTGAAACTAGGTCTAAAGCTTTGGGCTCtaatacatttattcttttttctttttcttttttttagaacagctttattgagatacaattcacttGCCCTACAATTCACTTATTTATAATGTGCAgtttaatgatttttagtatattcagagttgtgcaaccattaccacaatgaattttagaacattttcatcacccccaaaagaaactctacCCATAAGCAGTCCTCACTATTTACCCCCCACACTCCACAGACTTAGAccaccactaatctgctttctgtttctgtgaatttctcTAGTCTggagtttcatataaatggaatcatacaatatgaggGCTTTTGT from Equus caballus isolate H_3958 breed thoroughbred chromosome 24, TB-T2T, whole genome shotgun sequence harbors:
- the LIN52 gene encoding protein lin-52 homolog isoform X6, producing MGTDLEASLLSFEKLDRASPDLWPEQLPGVAEFAASFKSPITSSPPKWMAEIERDDIDMLKELGSLTTANLMEKVRGLQNLAYQLGLDESREMTRGKFLNILEKPKK
- the LIN52 gene encoding protein lin-52 homolog isoform X4, coding for MGWKMASPTDGTDLEASLLSFEKLDRASPDLWPEQLPGVAEFAASFKSPITSSPPKWMAEIERDDIDMLKELGSLTTANLMEKVRGLQNLAYQLGLDECCFQCFSEVSHAVMSLFCSTSK
- the LIN52 gene encoding protein lin-52 homolog isoform X5, coding for MGWKMASPTDGTDLEASLLSFEKLDRASPDLWPEQLPGVAEFAASFKSPITSSPPKWMAEIERDDIDMLKELGSLTTANLMEKVRGLQNLAYQLGLDECEVIEVQRSSLICPE
- the LIN52 gene encoding protein lin-52 homolog isoform X3 — encoded protein: MGWKMASPTDGTDLEASLLSFEKLDRASPDLWPEQLPGVAEFAASFKSPITSSPPKWMAEIERDDIDMLKELGSLTTANLMEKVRGLQNLAYQLGLDESREMTRGKFLNILEKPKK
- the LIN52 gene encoding protein lin-52 homolog isoform X7 produces the protein MGWKMASPTDGTDLEASLLSFEKLDRASPDLWPEQLPGVAEFAASFKSPITSSPPKWMAEIERDDIDMLKELGSLTTANLMEKVRGLQNLAYQLGLDELSILFMK